A segment of the Anaerolineales bacterium genome:
TCTCGTCCCAGCCTCCCTGTCGATCTCCGCCGGCCTACTTTCCTCCGTCTCCGCCTTTGATCGCTCGATTTCCGCCATTATCCATCAAACTCGACGCGTGTCAACCGGCAGGCGCCTGGGTTTCCTTCGCCCTGGGGGAATCTGCGAACCTTGGCCCCCGAGGCCGGTGGGGCCGCAGCCCTAGCTCGCCACAGGCTGGACCCAAGACCCCACGGCTGGGTCACGATGCGCACAGCGGGCTGCCCAGGCAGCCTCAGACCTTTGCCGGCACCTCGGTCGGCACCGAGCCGCGCCGGGGGCGAATGTTGACCACGCCGATCCCGGCTACGATCAGCAAGGCTCCGATGGCCAGCCCCAGGTCCAGGGCCTCATCCAAGAACACCACCCCCAGGACCAGACCCACGACCGGGAAGATGTAGGTGACAAGCGTTGTCCGTGTAGGGCCGATGTTGTGCAGCAGGAAGAAGTACAGCAGATAAGCGACGCACGAGCCCAGCAGTCCGAGCCAGGCGAGGGCGAACCAGGTGATCGGCAGCGAGGGCGGCCCGCCCCGCTCGGTCACCGCTGCCATCGCCCAGGCCAGGCTGGCGGCCGAGAGGACCGGCACGAAGGCCTGGGCCAGCGGGTTGATGCCCCGCAGCTTGCGCCGCGCCAACACGGCGCTGGAGGCATAGGACACCGCCGCCAGCAGCACGGCCGTCTGGCCCAGGGCGCTGCCCTTCAGCCTGGCGAGATCAAGATCGTGCCCCATCAACACGATC
Coding sequences within it:
- a CDS encoding DMT family transporter, with the translated sequence MRPREWGAFVGLGLIWGSSFLWIKVAIADVGPLTLVSWRLLFGLAGLAAVVAWRRPPFPRDRRLWIWMAVIGITNTLLPFALISWGEQYIDSGVAAILNGTVPLFTMVIAHLFLSDDRMTLPRLVGLAVGFVGVIVLMGHDLDLARLKGSALGQTAVLLAAVSYASSAVLARRKLRGINPLAQAFVPVLSAASLAWAMAAVTERGGPPSLPITWFALAWLGLLGSCVAYLLYFFLLHNIGPTRTTLVTYIFPVVGLVLGVVFLDEALDLGLAIGALLIVAGIGVVNIRPRRGSVPTEVPAKV